Part of the Candidatus Thorarchaeota archaeon genome is shown below.
CTATTTTTGTCTTGGTGAAGTTCTATCTGGTGTTTCCCACTATGTCTCAGGAACAATCCTATTCTCTATACGACCTTTCTGGCGTTACGGGGAAAGTAACCAAAACAGTGACTCCTACTGAAGGGAAGGTCAAGGTGGGGCAGGAAATCTGGGATGCAAGATGCGATGAAGGAGAAATACCGGTGGGTACTGAAATCCAAGTTGTGGCTAGGGAAAGCTTCAGGGTAAAAGTTGCTCCGAAGGAATCCCAATGGTAATTTGACATATCGAGGGACCACGTTATGAGAA
Proteins encoded:
- a CDS encoding NfeD family protein — translated: MVSPKVKFIAMTIDELILVPLVIFLVYFFAPEYLFFVIIITLVGAAIFVLVKFYLVFPTMSQEQSYSLYDLSGVTGKVTKTVTPTEGKVKVGQEIWDARCDEGEIPVGTEIQVVARESFRVKVAPKESQW